The window GACGGCAAGTCCGACGTGACCTTCCGGTTCTTCGACATCGGCGGCGACTACCCGGTGAAGCGCACGTTCGGCGTCGACGGCACCGACCTCTTCGACTCGACGATCGAGTTCGAGGGTGAGGGCCCGTACCTGTGGTCCCGCCACACGGGCGAACTCGCCGACGGCGAGTACACCGCTCGCCTTACCGGAGCCGGCCTGACCACGGTGGAGAAGTTCACCGTGAAGTGCGCCGACCAGCCCACCACCACGACCGCGCCGTCGACCACCGGCCCGGCCCCCAGCACGACGCCCGCTCCGCAGGGCGGCACCGCCCCGGCGGTCGACGACACCCTGCCGGTGACCGGCGCGGCGGTCGGCACGATGGTCGCCCTGGGCCTCGCGGCACTGGGTCTCGGCGGCTTCCTGGTGATCACCGCGCGTCGCAAGCGCTCGGCCAAGTAGGACTTCCCTCTGGCGGGCCGGCAACGGCCCGCCAGAGTTGTCCACAGGCGAACCCCAGACCCTGACGCGACCCCACCCCGCTCCCGTAGGCTCGTCTGGTGACCGTTTCCGAGCTGCACAGGTACACCCTGTCCAACGGGCTGCGCGTGGTGCTCGCCCCAGATTCGACCTCGCCCGTCGTCGGCGTGAGCGTGCATTACGACGTCGGTTTCCGGTCCGAGCCCGAGGGGCGGACGGGGTTCGCCCACCTTTTCGAGCACCTGATGTTCCAGGGCAGTGAGAGCCTCGAGAAGCTCGCCCACTTCCGGCACATCCAGTCCTCCGGCGGCACGTTCAACGGGTCCACCCACCCGGACTACACCGACTACTTCGAGGTCCTGCCGTCGGCGGCGCTGGAGCGGGCGCTGTTCCTCGAAGCCGACCGGATGCGCGCGCCGAAGCTGACCGAGGAGAACCTCCGCAACCAGATCGACGTGGTGAAGGAGGAGATCCGGCTCAACGTGCTCAACCGGCCGTACGGCGGGTTCCCGTGGATCCTGCTGCCGCCGGTGCTGTTCCAGACCTTCCCCAACGCGCACAACGGTTACGGCGGGTTCGAAGACCTCGAGCAGGCCACCGTCGCCGACTGCGCCGCCTTCTTCGACACGTACTACGCGCCGTCGAACGCCGTCCTCACGGTTGCGGGCGACTTCACCGTCGCCGCCGCCCAAGAGCTGATCGAGAAGCACTTCGGCGACGTCCCCTCGCGTCCACGCCCGGAGCGGCCGTCGTTCGCCGAGCCGCCGCCCGCGGGTGAGATCCGCTCCGACCACGAGGACCGGCTGGCCCCGCTGCCCGCGGTCGCGCTGGGCTACCGCATCCCGGACCCGATCGACGAACTCGACGCGTACATCAACTACCTCGTCCTCGCGGGCGTGCTCGCCGATGGCGACGGCTCGCGCCTGCAGCAGCGCCTGGTCTACGGCGACCAGCTGGTCACCGACGTCGGCGCGGGCTGCGGCCTGTTCGGCCCGTTCGAGGCCCGCGACCCGGACACCTTCACGATCACCGCGATGTACTCGCCGGAGGTCGACGTCGACACCATCCTCGCGGCCATCGACGAGGAGATCGACAAGCTCGCGAGCACCCCGCCGGACGCGGAGGAGCTGGCCAAGGTGACCGCCCGCTGGGCCGCCACGTTGCACAAGGAGCACGACCGCCTGGTCAGCCGCACCCTCGCCCTGGGCGCGTTCGAGCTCCTCTACGGCGACCCGGCCCTGGTGTACTCGCTGCCCGAGCGCATCTCCGCCATCACCCCCGACGCGGTGTCCGCCGCGGCCAAGTCCCTGCGCGCGGACTCCCGCGCCGTGCTGACGATCTCGCCCGCCCCTGGAGCCGCGGAGTGAGGTCCCAGCACACCGCATCCCAGGGCACCCGCGCGTTGTCGTCCGCCATACCCGAGTCCACATCCCAGCGGGCCCGCCAGTCCGCCGTCACCGTCTTCGCAGGAGGAGTCCAGTGAGCCGCAGCGCCGAGGAGATCGGGCGTACCGAGCGGGGCCCGCGCCCCCTGCCGCCCCTGGGCGAGCAGCGGGCGGCCACCGGTCTGTCCTCAGTGGACAAGGTGCTCGACAACGGGCTGCGGGTCATCGCCGTCCACCAGCCGACCGTCCCGATGATCGAGCTCCGGCTCCGTGTCCCGTTCGCGGGCGACGACCCGATGCACGCCGCGCGGGCCGAGGTCCTTGCCGCCACCATCCTCACCGGCACCGACAAGCGGGACCGGATCGCCTTCGACACCGACCTCGCGCTCGTCGGGGGCGAACTGTCCGCCGTCGTCGACCCCGAGTTGCTGTCCATCGGCGGCAACGCCCTCGCCTCCGGTTTCGACACCCTCCTCGACGTCCTGGCCGACGCGCTCACCGGCGCGACGTACCCGGACGACGAGGTCGAGGGCGAGCGCGGCAGGCTCATCGAGCGCATCACGGTCGCGCGCTCGCAGCCCAGCGTGATCGCCCGCCAGGCCCTGCAGAAGCACCGCTACGGCGACCACCCGTTCACCCGGGAGATGCCCGAGGCCAGTGACGTCGCCGTCGTCGAGGCCGCCGACGTGCGCGCGCTGCACACCGCGTGCGTCCTGCCGCGCGGCTCGGTCCTCGTGCTGGTCGGCGACGTCGAACCGGCCCGCGCCATCGCCGCTGTCGCGGCCGCTCTCGGGGGCTGGAAGTCCGACAAGTCCGCTTCGGTGCTGCCCCCGCTGCCGGAGATCACCCCGAAGGACCTCCTGCTCGTCGACCGGCCGGGCTCCGTGCAGTCCCAGTTCCGCCTCTCGGCGCAGGCGATCAGCCGCACCGACCCGCGCTATCCGGCGCTGCAGCTGGCGAACCTCGCCTTTGGCGGTTTCTTCTCCTCCCGGCTGGTGGAGAACATCCGCGAGGACAAGGGCTACACCTACAGCGCCCGCTCGTCGCTGGAGTTCACCCCGGACGGCGCGACCCTGCTGGTCGACACCGACACCGCGAGCGCGGTCACCGCGGGCGCGCTGCTGGAGATCCGCTACGAACTCGGCCGGATGGCCATGGTGCCGCCCACCGAGTCCGAAGTGGACACCGTGCGGCAGTACGCGATCGGCTCCCTGCTCACCTCGACGTCCTCGCAGGGTGGCCTGGCCTCCCAGATCGCCGCGCTGGCCATCCTCGGTCTCGGCGTCGACTGGCTGACCCAGCACCCCGACCGGCTCAAGGCCGTCACCGTGGAGCAGGTCGCCGAGGCGGCGCTGGAGTTCTTCGCCCCCACCCGGTTCACCGGCGTCATCGTCGGCGACGCCGCGAAGCTCACCGCCCTGCGGGCGCTGGGCGGGGTAACCCTGCAATGACAGCGGACACCAGGACCGGCGAGCCCTTCCGGCTCGCCGGTCCGCCCGCGCTCTCCCGCACCACCACCGTGCGCGACGAGATCGTGCGAAAAGACCCCACCCGCCTCGACGCCCTGTGGCGCCACGGCAAGGTTCTGCTCCTCGACCGCACCGGCCGAACCCCAGTCACCGACGATGCCACCGCCCTGGCCCTGCGCGACGCCTCGACCATCCAGGCCGAACGCCCCGAGGAAGCCTCTCTCCTCGGTGAGCAGGGCGAGGTCGCCTACTGGTCCGTCCCAGCCGCCGAACCCATGCGCCCAGACCCGGTGGTCCCACCCAACGCCTGGGGCCTGTGGCCGGGCGCGGTGTCGGAAGCGGGCGAGCAATGGCACGACCTCCGCGGCGTCGGCGCCCTGCTCAACGACACCGACGCGGGCCTGCTCACCGCCGCCGTCGCCCTGGCCAACTGGCACGCCCGCTCCCGCTACTGCGCCAAGTGCGCCCACCCGGTCACTCGCACCTGCGCGGGCTGGGCGACCAAGTGCACCGGCTGCGCCCGCGAGGAATACCCCCGCACCGACCCGGCCGTCATCGTCCTCATCCATGACGACGAAGACGAGTACGTTCTCCTTGCCCGCCAGCCCATCTGGCCGCCCGACCGGTACTCGGTCCTCGCCGGCTTCGTCGAGGCAGGCGAATCCCTGGAAGCCTGCGTCGAACGCGAGATGGAAGAGGAAGTCGGCGCCAAGGTCAGCGACATCCGCTACCTGGGCAGCCAACCGTGGCCCTTCCCCCGCTCCATCATGATCGCCTTCGCCGCCCGAGCCGACCGAACCGCTGACGTCCACCTCGCCGAAGGCGAGATTGAGGACGCCCGCTGGTTCACCCGAACCGAAATCCGGGCCGCGTTCGACGGCGGGGGAGAGGGCGCGGGACTCATCCTGCCGGGCCCGACCTCCATCGCCCACCACATGCTCCGCGCCTGGGTGGGGCAACCAGGCGCTTGAAGGCAGGCACAGCTGTTGATCCGGTAACGGATACTCAGGTGTCCTGATTAACGCCCTCTGTGGCCATCGCAGGGGCGATGATCCGGCGTGGCCAACCGGCGACGAGGACGCTCGTGAACGAGCAACACATCACTGCCTGGTAGACCAGGGACACTGGTGTGCTGCCCGCGATGTACGTCGCCTGCTCGAGCCCGGACGACCACCACCCGGCGAGTGCCCCCAGCGCGAACACGTGCCAAGCCAGGAATGCCGCGCTGAAGGCGAGGAGGGCCGTGCCTGGCACCGCTCGCCTACGGGCGCGCAGCGCGGCGACCACCAACGCGGCGGCGTTTACCGGGAGACCCAGCAGTGCCGCGGCACCCAGCCCCGCGGCGACGATCCTGGTCGGATCGCCCGGCGGTCCGCCCAACAACAGCAGACTCGCGCAGGCCTGCACGGACACAGCGCCGAGCGCCACCCAGGTCGGCCACGGGGCGCGGCTCTCGTTCATCGCTTCCTCTCGATGCGCGTTGCGGCGGCCCAACAGTTCCACCGCACGCGTTGCGCCAATGTGGCCCCCGTCCCCAAGGGCCGGGCACAGTCTGTCGTGCTGGTGGCCGGGTGCTTGGGTTTGGCCTGGTCCGTCATGCCGAGGTGGCCCCGTGCCCAAAAAGGGCTCGGGGCCACCTCGGTCGGTCAGACCAGGGACTCCTCTTCAACCACCGGCCCAGCGAACTGAGCCTGATACAGCGCCGCATAAGCCCCACCCGCGGCCAGCAGCCCATGATGGCTGCCCTGCTCCACGATCCGCCCGTCCTCCATCACCAAAATAAGATCCGCGTCCCGAATCGTCGACAACCGGTGCGCGATCACAAACGACGTCCGATCCGACCGCAACGCCGCCATCGCCTGCTGCACAAGCAACTCCGTCCGAGTGTCCACAGAGGACGTCGCCTCATCCAGGATTAGCAGCGCCGGGTTCGACAGGAACGCCCGAGCGATCGTGATCAGCTGCTTCTCGCCCGCGCTGACGTTCGACCCCTCCTCATCGATCACGGTGTCGTACCCATCGGGCAGCGAGTGCACGAACCGGTCGACAAAGGTCGCCCGAGCGGCCGCCAGGATCTCCTCCTCCGAAGCAGTCGGCCGTCCGTAGGCGATGTTGTCCCGGATGGTGCCGTGGAACAGCCAGGTGTCCTGCAGCACCATCCCGACCTGCCCCCGCAGCGAACGCCGAGGCATCGACGAGACGTCCACCCCGTCCAGGGTGATGTGGCCCGAGTCGAGGTCGTAGAACCGCATGATCAGGTTGACCAGCGTGGTCTTGCCCGCCCCGGTCGGTCCGACGATCGCCACGGTCTGACCCGGTTCAGCCACCAGCGACAGGTCCTCGATCAGCGGCTTCTCCGGCTCATAGCGGAAACTCACGTGCGAGAACTCCACCCGGCCGCGTGACACCGAGGCCGCGGAGCCCGGCGCGTCGGCGGGTTCCTCCGATGCGTCGAGCAGCTCGAACACGCGCTCCGCCGAGGCGACGCCGGACTGCAGGAGGTTCACCATGGACGCCACCTGGGTCAGCGGCTGGGTGAACTGCCGCGAGTACTGGATGAACGCCTGCACGTCCCCCAGGCTCATCGTCCCCGACGCCACGCGCAGGCCGCCGACGACCGCGATCACCACGTAGGTCAGGTTCCCGAGGAACATCATCGTCGGCATGATCAGCCCGCTGGCGAACTGCGCGCCGAAGCCTGCCTTGAACAGTTCCTCGTTCTGGTCGGCGAACTGCCGCTCGACCTCACGCCGCCTGCCGAAGACCTTCGTCAGGGCGTGGCCGGTGAAGGCCTCCTCGACGTGGGCGTTGAGCTTGCCGGTGGCCCGCCACT is drawn from Actinokineospora alba and contains these coding sequences:
- a CDS encoding M16 family metallopeptidase; the encoded protein is MTVSELHRYTLSNGLRVVLAPDSTSPVVGVSVHYDVGFRSEPEGRTGFAHLFEHLMFQGSESLEKLAHFRHIQSSGGTFNGSTHPDYTDYFEVLPSAALERALFLEADRMRAPKLTEENLRNQIDVVKEEIRLNVLNRPYGGFPWILLPPVLFQTFPNAHNGYGGFEDLEQATVADCAAFFDTYYAPSNAVLTVAGDFTVAAAQELIEKHFGDVPSRPRPERPSFAEPPPAGEIRSDHEDRLAPLPAVALGYRIPDPIDELDAYINYLVLAGVLADGDGSRLQQRLVYGDQLVTDVGAGCGLFGPFEARDPDTFTITAMYSPEVDVDTILAAIDEEIDKLASTPPDAEELAKVTARWAATLHKEHDRLVSRTLALGAFELLYGDPALVYSLPERISAITPDAVSAAAKSLRADSRAVLTISPAPGAAE
- a CDS encoding M16 family metallopeptidase, which encodes MSRSAEEIGRTERGPRPLPPLGEQRAATGLSSVDKVLDNGLRVIAVHQPTVPMIELRLRVPFAGDDPMHAARAEVLAATILTGTDKRDRIAFDTDLALVGGELSAVVDPELLSIGGNALASGFDTLLDVLADALTGATYPDDEVEGERGRLIERITVARSQPSVIARQALQKHRYGDHPFTREMPEASDVAVVEAADVRALHTACVLPRGSVLVLVGDVEPARAIAAVAAALGGWKSDKSASVLPPLPEITPKDLLLVDRPGSVQSQFRLSAQAISRTDPRYPALQLANLAFGGFFSSRLVENIREDKGYTYSARSSLEFTPDGATLLVDTDTASAVTAGALLEIRYELGRMAMVPPTESEVDTVRQYAIGSLLTSTSSQGGLASQIAALAILGLGVDWLTQHPDRLKAVTVEQVAEAALEFFAPTRFTGVIVGDAAKLTALRALGGVTLQ
- the nudC gene encoding NAD(+) diphosphatase gives rise to the protein MTADTRTGEPFRLAGPPALSRTTTVRDEIVRKDPTRLDALWRHGKVLLLDRTGRTPVTDDATALALRDASTIQAERPEEASLLGEQGEVAYWSVPAAEPMRPDPVVPPNAWGLWPGAVSEAGEQWHDLRGVGALLNDTDAGLLTAAVALANWHARSRYCAKCAHPVTRTCAGWATKCTGCAREEYPRTDPAVIVLIHDDEDEYVLLARQPIWPPDRYSVLAGFVEAGESLEACVEREMEEEVGAKVSDIRYLGSQPWPFPRSIMIAFAARADRTADVHLAEGEIEDARWFTRTEIRAAFDGGGEGAGLILPGPTSIAHHMLRAWVGQPGA
- a CDS encoding ABC transporter ATP-binding protein produces the protein MGGPGRGGPFGSSMVGQKSMTFGPSAKRLFARLAPERVKVLAVLALAVASVALMSIAPKLLGTATDLIFEGLFGKQLPAGVSKEEAVERLRAAGDDRVADMLSSMNVLPGQGVDFGAVGTVLTVVLVLYVGSAVLGLTQGLLLNGVVQRTMLRMRAEVEDKIHRLPLSYFDKQPRGELLSRVTNDIDNVSQVLQQTMSQLLTSLLTVVGVLAMMFWISPALALIAIVTIPLTIAVTGAIMKRSQKQFIAQWRATGKLNAHVEEAFTGHALTKVFGRRREVERQFADQNEELFKAGFGAQFASGLIMPTMMFLGNLTYVVIAVVGGLRVASGTMSLGDVQAFIQYSRQFTQPLTQVASMVNLLQSGVASAERVFELLDASEEPADAPGSAASVSRGRVEFSHVSFRYEPEKPLIEDLSLVAEPGQTVAIVGPTGAGKTTLVNLIMRFYDLDSGHITLDGVDVSSMPRRSLRGQVGMVLQDTWLFHGTIRDNIAYGRPTASEEEILAAARATFVDRFVHSLPDGYDTVIDEEGSNVSAGEKQLITIARAFLSNPALLILDEATSSVDTRTELLVQQAMAALRSDRTSFVIAHRLSTIRDADLILVMEDGRIVEQGSHHGLLAAGGAYAALYQAQFAGPVVEEESLV